The Desulfovibrio psychrotolerans nucleotide sequence ATCATGCAGGTGCAGGTGCCGCAGCCGCGCCCCGGCACGCTCAAGCCATTCCGTAAGATCCCGGTTGCGCCATCCCTGCGCAAAGGCATGCCAGTGCCCCACGTCCAGACACAGCCCCGTGCGGGCGGCGGGCAGCATATCCAGCAGGTCCAGAATGGGTTGCAGGGCGCGCTCGTGGGTATTTTCAAGGAACAGGGGCACATCCGGCACCTGTTCCAGCACGCCGTGCCATGTCTGCACGCCCCGGCGCAGCCACTCTTGTGCGCGGGGTTCGTGTTCCCCCCTGTTGTAGTGCGGGTGCCCCACAAAATGCTGCGGGGCATACAGCGCGGCAAGTTCCGCCGCACGGCGCAACGTCGTGCGGGTGGCATCCAGCACGGCATCATTCAGGCTTCCCGGCGAAAGGTCAAAGAACGGCAGATGTACGGCACAGGTAATCCCCGCCTGCCGGAACCGCGCCGCTGTTTCCCGGTGCCACGACTCCGGCAGCGACTGCACGGCATGTGTATCCATGCCCAATTCAGGGCACACCTTGCGGCTGATGAACATCTCGATATATTCTGGCTGCCGTGCGGCATAGCTGAGTGGCAGGTTCACAAAAACTGGCATGCACGCCCTCCGGTTCCGGTTAGCTTGTGGTGCGCGGACTGACAAACACCTTCTCAAGCGCATGTATTTTCGCCGCTCCCGTTGCCAGTCCTACACAAAGAGTCCGGCATGAACAATGGAGAACACGCCACACGGGCACGCCCATGCACAATACCTCCTGCACTGCGCCTTTTCCCTGCGTCCGATGGTCAGCATAAACGCTGAACTATAGAACACGCAGGCACGTTCATGCGCCCGCTCCTTTAAGGGTATTCACGAACAACCGGGTGCGCACAGTGCACAAAAACGGAGTTATACTTGCAAAGAAGGGAGTGGACGCGTAGGCTGTACATGGTTGGGAATAATCAATTTTCAGGAGAGCTACATTATATGTTCAGAAGCATTTCCATAGGCAAACGGGTTATTGCCCTGCTGCTGCTCATGATCCTGTTCATGGCGGGAATAGTGCTTGCATTCATCAACCTCACGGGGCGCGTGGCCAGCACCGGCATAACGGAAACCCAGAATGTGATGATAGAAGACCACAAAAGCCGCCTCAAGCTGGCAACGGAAACCATCGTCACCGCCATGGGCATTCTCATCCGCGATGTGCCCACAGAGGCGGAAAAGATAGCCCTTATCCGCCGCGCCATTAACGATTACCGGTTCGAGGCGGACAAATCCGGCTACTACTTCGTCTACCGCAACACCACGGTGCAGATACTGCCTCCTAACGCTGCGCTGGAAGGCAAAGACCTTACGGACATGAAGGATGCCAACGGCGTCTACGTCATCCGCGACCTGAACAAGGCCGCGCAGGCGGGCGGAGGCTTTGTCACCTACCTGTGGGACAAGCCCGGTGCCGGTTCCGTGCTCAAACTCAGCTATGCCATGATGATCCCCGGCACGGAGTTCTGGATGGGCACAGGCGTCTACATAGACAACGTGGACGCGGAAAAAGCCCGCATAAAGCAGCATCTTGACGAACTGGTCAATTCCGACCTCGCATGGACGCTGGGCATCATCATCGCTGTGCTCGGCCTGATCATCCTGCCCTTCTGCATCATGCTGGTGCTCTCCATCGTGCGCCCCCTGCGGGCGGCAACGGAAGCGGCAGACGCCGTGGCTCGCGGCAATCTGGACGTCAAGCTGGACACGGCGGGCAAGGACGAAATCTCCAAGCTGCAACTGTCGCTTAACGCCATGACCGTGACCCTTAAGGCAAACCTGCAGGACATGGCTGCCAAGGGCGAAGAAGCCAACCGGCAGGCACAGGCTGCGCAGCTTGCCGCGCGCAGGGCAGAAGACGCCATGGCACAGGCGGAAAACGCCACCCGGGAAGGCATGCTCACCGCCGCAAGCAGGCTGGAGGGCGTGGTGGCAAACATCAACGCCGCCACCGGCGACCTTGCCAACCGCAGTGACGATATCCGGCAGGGAACCGATACCCAGATGGCACGTATAAACGAAACCGCCACCGCCATGGAAGAAATGAACGCCACAGTGTTGGAAGTAGCCCGTAACGCAGGGCAGGCAGCCGAGCAGACCGAGCGGTCGCGCCAGAAGGCACTGGAAGGTTCAAGCGTTGTGTCAGATACGGTCAAGGCCATGAACTCGCTGCAGGATCTCACCGGAACCCTTAAGGACAATATGCACAGGCTGGGCGAGCAGTCGGTGGCCATCGGCAACGTCATGAACGTCATCAACGACATTGCGGACCAGACCAACCTGCTGGCTCTGAACGCGGCCATAGAAGCCGCCCGCGCAGGCGAAGCAGGACGCGGATTCGCCGTGGTGGCGGACGAGGTGCGCAAGCTGGCGGAAAAGACCATGACCGCCACCAAGGAAGTGGGCCAGAACATCAAGTCCATTCAGGATCTGGCCCAGATAAACGTGCAGGGCATGGACAGCGCCGTCACCGCCATAAACGGTGCCACGCAGCTCTCCAACAAATCAGGCGAGGTGCTGCACGAAATAGTCTCCATGGCGCAGGACGCGGCCGGGCAGGTGCAGTCCATTGCCACGGCGGCGGAAGAACAGTCCGCCGCTTCGGAGCAGATTACCAACAGCGTGGACGAGATTAACGCCATAGCGCAGGACAACGCCCAGCGCGTAACGGAGTCGGATAACGACATCCGCGAACTGGCACGGCAGGCCACGGAACTGAGCAAGCTCATCGCACAGCTGCAGGACGACGCCAAGTAACCGCAAAGAGGCCGCCCCGTGAGCTCGGGGCGGCCCTTTCTCCGCATTCCTTACAATCCGCACTCTCACCCAGACTCAGATAACGGAAATCACCATGCAGATGTTCGCCCCCCCCTCCTTCACACCGGGAAATCGTATCCGGTCAATCCTGCTTCTCATCCTGTGCTGCGGCATGGGGCTTCTGGGCAACTATGCAAAACTGGAACTCTTCTTCAATGTCGATTTCCTGTTCGGCAGCATCGCCACGCTCTTCGCCCTCTACTATCTCGGGCTTGTGCCCGGGGTGTTGTGCGCCGCCATTGCAGGCAGCTGGACCTATGTACTGTGGAACCACCCCTACGCCATCATCATTCTGGTGGCAGAGGCGGCCTTCATAGGGCTGCTGTGGGGGCGTGAACGGAGAAATCTGGTTCTGCTCACCGTGCTCTACTGGCTGGTTCTGGGCATGCCGCTGGTATGGATATTCTACCGCGAAGTCATGGGCATGGCTGGCCCGTCCGTTGTCTCCATCATGCTCAAGCAGGGTATAAACGGCATTTCCAACGCGGTCATGGCGTTCCTGCTCATCCTGTGCGTAAACGTGTGGAAGGCGTATTTTGCAGGGCAGAACAGCAGCGCGCAGCCGGCAGATTCTCCCGGCAGTTCCGATCACCCCGGTCATACGGGTAAATCGGACAAAGCGCCTCACATACCCGTTACCCACTCTTACCGGGAACTGCTCTTTGTCACGCTGGTCAGCTTTGTGCTCTTTCCCGGACTCATGGCTGCCCGCCTGAACATCCATGAAGAGGTTCAGGATACGGAACGGAGCGTGCGGGAGGGGCTGCTCTCCACGGCACGCCTCAATTCGGAACAATTCGACCTATGGCTGCACCAGCACATTGAGGTAATAGCCGCCCTTGCGGATACCATCCGTGACGTGCCGCTCAATTCCCCGCAGGTACGCAACGAGGTACGCGCAGCCCTGCGCTATAACGGCGAGCTGCTGCGCGTGGGCGTGGGCAACACACAGGGCAGGGGCATACTGAACTTTTCCCGCGAAGGGGAACTGAGCCTGCCCCCCGGCGGTGTGGACTATTCGGACCGGCCCTATTTTCAGGAGATCAACCGCACGCTGCTGCCTGTTGTTTCATGGGTGCCCGCCGCGCGTACAGGAAGCCCGGACCCCATCATCGTGCTCGCCGCCCCGGTGCTGCGGCAGAACGACTTCGGCGGCTTCATCAACGCGGTTGTTCCCGTGCACAGCCTCACAGGTACACTCCTCAGCCTGTTCCGCCATTCCGGCATGGGCGCGACCATTCTGGACAACCACGGCATCGTGGTCACCTCCACCAACCCGGACCGCGAATCCGGCCATGCCTTCACAGCCTTTTCGGAGCACGGCGTGGTCAGGGAACAGGGTATACAGGGAGAGCAGGCGGGCATCCGCATCTGGATGAAGGATGTCAGCCCCAACATCTCCGTCATGAACCGCTGGAAAAACTCGGTCTACTTCACGGAAATGCCGTTGGGGCACGGCGGCTGGACCATCATTGTGGAAACAACCACTGCCACGCACATGATCGCCCTGCTCAAGCTCCTGCAAAGCAGGTTGCTGCTGCTCATGTCCGTCGTGCTTGCCAGCGTTGCCCTTTCATGGGTTCTGGCGGCCATGCTGGTTAAGCCTCTGCGGCAGATAAGCGCGCTTACCACCAACCTGCCCCAAAAAATTTCCCACGGCGAGGAGCCAATCTGGCCCGACAGAACATGGATAGCCGAACCGGCGCATCTGGTGAAGAACTTCCGGCATATGTCCGATTCGTTGCGCGCCCGGTTTCAGGATATCAAGGAAAGCACAATACGCCTTGCCGCCGCCAAGGACATGGTAGAAGAAGCCAGCCGCGCCAAAAGCGAATTTCTGGCAAACATGAGCCACGAAATACGCACCCCCATGAACGGCATCATGGGCATGCTGCAAATTCTGCAATCCGAACATCCCCGCCCGGATCAGGAACGCTCTATTTCCGTGGCCATATCCTCATCCAAACGCCTCCTGCGCCTGCTCTCCGACATACTGGACCTTTCCAGGGTAGAGGCGGGCAAGCTGGAAATCCGCCATGAGCAGTTCTGCATCAGGGACGTGCTGGAAACGGTAGCCACCCTTCTGGAACCCGCAGGCGCGGAAAAGGCCCTGCACTTCTCCGTTGATCTGGACCCCGCCATCCCCCGCGCGCTTATGGGAGACAGCGTGCGCGTTCAGCAAATCCTGTTCAATCTCACGGGCAATGCCATCAAGTTCACAGAGCAGGGACACATCACCCTCTCCGCGCACCTGCTGCCATCGCCCCGCCCGGAAACGGCCCGGGTGCTCTTTTCCGTGGAAGACACAGGCCGGGGCATCCCGGATTCGCTCTTAGACAAGGTGCTGGAACCCTTCTCGCAGGCAGACGGCAACTACACCCGCATCCACGATGGCGCGGGACTGGGCCTTGCCATCGTCCGGCGTCTGGTCCGGCTCATGAACGGCAGCATGGCCGTAGAAAGTGAGGACGGAAGAGGCACCACCGTGCACGTCTGCATCACCTTCGGAATGCCGGAACAGACCTGCACAGAGAATTCTGGCAAGGAAGATTCAGGTCCAGAGGCTTCAGGCACGGTGGATTCAGGCAAGGAGACTCCCCTTCCCTGCAGCGGCCCGTTCAAAATTCTGCTGGCGGAAGATGAAGAAGTGAACGAGATGGTGGCGCGGCGGCATCTGGAACGGCTGGGGCACACCGTCACCTCCGTTTCCAACGGGCAACTGGCGCTGGAAGCGTTGCTGCGGGACGAGTTCGACCTTGTGCTCATGGACATTCAGATGCCGGTTATGGATGGCGTGCAGGCCACGCGCGCCCTGCGCACCCTGCCGGAATACTCCCGTCTGGCGCAGCTTCCCGTGGTGGTCATGACCGCCCACGCCATGAGCGGAGCGCGGGAAACCTTTCTGGAAACAGGAGCCGACGGCTACATTGCCAAGCCCTTTGAACCGGACGAACTTATCCGGACAATAGACAAAACCATGAGTCAGGCCGCAGCCCGGCCCCATGCGGAACAGGGTGCGCAGGCGGACGATACTGCGGACACGCAGGCCGATGTGAATTAAAAGGCAGATACGATTTCAGGCGTGCAAAAGGCCCCCGCGCATGGTTTATGCGTGAGGGCCTGAATATTCCGTCTACACGGCAGCCAGACTTCCGGCAGCCTGCTGGCAGCCTGCCGCAAAAACACCACAGGGCGTGCTCAGCCCCTGTCCTCTCCGTCCTCCTGCCCGTGGCTTCGCGCGGCACAGCCCGAAACCTCCCGCAGTTCACTGGCGTAGCGTTCGCCCTCGCTGTACAGGCAGCCGCAGTACTGCTGGCGGTACACGCCCCAGTTCTTCGAGGTCTCTATCCCTTCCTGCCAGCCTTCGCGGAAATCGCGGTACCAAAACCGCACGCTGCCGCCCCCGGCCATATCCTCACCAAGCTGCCGCACCATCTCGTGCCGCTGCTTGCGGGAATAGAGTATGGAGGTGGTCATGGCGTCAAAACGCCCCCGCCGGGCAATGGACATGGCCCGCTCCAGCCGCAGGGCATAGCAGTGGAAGCAGCGGTTTTCCTCGCGGAAGCTTACCGCCCGGAACCAGAGCTTGGGGTCATACTCGTTGTCCTTGCAGATAACGGAAATGCCCAGTTCACGCGCCACGTCCAGCACGGCCTCCCGCCGCCGCAGATACTCCCGCAGCGGGTGGATGTTGGGATTCCAGAAGAACCCCGTCACCTCGTGGCCTTCTTCCTGCAATCTGCGAACGGGCACAATGGCGCACGGTCCGCAGCACATATGCAGCAACACGCGGGCCATGGCTAATCCTTCTTGGGCGTAACCTCAATGCGCAGTTCGTATTTCTGTTCCAGTTCAAACAGTCGTTCGCGCTTGTGGTTCAGCAGATACAGAGCCAGTTCAACATTGCATTCGTAGCGCAGCGTGCCGTTAAGCTTATCGTGGGTAAGCCGGTGCAAAATCTCTTTCAAAGCCTGCAGTGCCTGCCATTCCATGTTACGCCGTGTGCCGGAACCGCCGCAGCAGGGGCACAACTCGGAGCTTATGGACAGAGCGGAAGATCCCAGACGCTGCCGCACCACCTGCAACAGCCCGAACCGGCTCATCTTGCCCACATCGTGCCGTGCGCGGTCGTTCTTCATGGCCTGCCGCAGGGTCTTTTCCACCTCGCGCCAGTGGTTGCGGTCGCGCATTTCGATGAAGTCGATGACCACCTGCCCGCCCACGTCCCGCAGCTTAAGCTGCTGGGCAATGGTGGTGGCCGCTTCCATGTTCGTCTTCAGCGCCATGGATTCGAAATTGGTCTTGCCCGCAATCTTGCCGGAGTTAATGTCTATGGCCATCAGCGCCTCGGTCTGGTCAAAGACCAGCCTGCCGCCGGAAGGCATGTTCACCTCGCGGGAATAAATCTGCTCAATCTGCTTTTGCAGGCTGAACCGCTCCCACAGGGAAATCTCGCTGTTGTTGTGCAGGCGCACCTGCAACCCGCGCCGGGGAAAGACCAGCGCGGCAAATTCCTCTACGGACTTGGCGGTGGCATCGTCATCCACCCACACCTCATTCACATCATCGGTCAGGTAGTCGCGTATGGAGCGGGTGGCAAGGTCGCGTTCCTGATAGATAAGGCTGGGCGAAGGCTCGGTGGTGGCCTTTTTGCGCACGTCCTTCCACAGGCGTTTCAAAAAGCTCAGGTCGCGCTGCAACGATGTTTTGGGCTGGTCCACACTCACCGTGCGCACTATAACGCCCAGATTCTCGCCGGGGTCCAGCCCTTCCAGCAGCTTCTTCAGCCGCTGGCGTTCCCCGTCGTCTTCCACCTTGCGCGAAACGCCTATCTGGTCACGTCCCGGCGTGAGCACCAAAAACCGACCCGGCAGGGAAAGATAGGAAGTGACAAACGCGCCCTTGGACCCCGTAGGCTCCTTGACCACCTGCACCAGCACCTCCTGCCCGGAGCGCAGTACCTTCTGAATAAGCGGATATTTGCGGCCCTTGTTGGGGTCGTGCGGGGCGGAGTAGTATTCCGGGTGCACCTCGTCTATCTGAAGGAACCCGTTCTTCTCCGCGCCGTAGTTCACAAAGGCGGCCTGCAGGTTGGTGTCTATGTTATTGATGGTTCCCTTGTAGATGTTGCCCTTGGTCTTGGCCTGGTGCACCATCTCCACATAATATTCCTGTACCTCGCCGTCTTCGGCCAGTGCCACTTCCACCTGCTCGCCGGGCAGCACGCTGATGTACAGCTTGCGCTTGCCCTTACGTGGGGTGTTCGTCATGGGTATCCTCACAAAAGTTCTCCGCCCCGTTGCGGCCGGTGCGGCTCTACTGGCAGGAATAGAAAGGCTCGTGCGTGTCCAGATGCTCGGTCATGCCCTGCGCGCGATGAATAATTCCCTCGTGCAGCAGAATGGCAAGGGCGTGTTCCACCCTTTCCAACGGCAGCGACAGCGACAGCGCAAGCTGCCCCGGCGTCTGCGGTCTGCGGCGCAGGGAGCGCGCCACCGTGTCGGCAACGGTCTTCTGGTCGCGTTCCACGTGGTCCGCGCGTTGTCCGGTACGCAGAAACACCGAACCCGGTGCCTCCCGCTCCTGCGGACAAAAGGCGGCAAACTCGCCGCACCACCGTTCCCGCACTTCCGGGGCAACGGGTTTGGCGACAGGATACGCGCCTGGGCGCGACAGCGTGGTCACATCCACCCTGTCAGGCCCGAGCCTCTTCACAAATTCCCTGAGCAGGGCCAGATTCTCCTCCGAATCGTTCATGCCCTGCGCCAGCAGTATTTCAAGAAAGATTTTGCCGCCGAACATCCGCCGGAACTGCAACAGCGATTCCGCGATACCGGCTGCGGTAAGCCCCCCGCAGGGGCGATTCAGTTTGTTGAATTCTTCCTCCACCAACGAATCCAGAGAGGGCAGCACCACATCGGCCAGTGCAAGCTCTTCTCGCACGGCCGGGTCCGCCATCAGGGTGCTGTTGGTAAGGACGGCCACGGGCACCTCGGGCAAAATACGGCGACAGCCACGTATTATGGCTCCCAGCTCGCTGTTCAGGCACGGTTCTCCCGCGCCCCCCAAGGTCACATGGTCCGGAAAAATCGTATTCCCTTCGCGCCACCGCTCCAGTTCTTCAAGCAGTACATCGGCGGGAACGTAGGGCGCACGCAAAAGGGTAAGCTCATCCGTCCGGCCCACCTCACAATAGAGGCAGTCCATGGAGCAGATGCGGCTTCCCAGCAGGTCCAGCCCCAACGACCTGCCCAGCCTGCTGGAGGCCACGGGCCCGAATATATACGTAAACGCCATTACGCTTTACTATCCTCGTCACAGTGATATGTCTCACTATAGCGCACAGCGCGAAAAAACAACACGATTATTTCGTCCTGTCCGCACGGCAGGGGCGTTTTCGCCCTTCCGGTGCCCCGGCCCATGTCCGGCTGTAACCGCTAATCCTGATGGAATCCGGCATAACCCGGCAACGCCCGCCCGCACGAACCTTGACAGCGAAGGCGTTGCACAGTAGGGCCATGCACCGGAAAGAAGCCATCCCCCGCACCCACCGGGCACGCTCAGCAAGCCTGCCCGCCAACCACGGAGAACAGGTATGCCGAAGTTAGGTGAACTGGTACTGCTCGTAAGCCCGCGCGGCAAGCGGTACATGCGCCGCGTGGAGCCGGATAACGACATCCACGGCACCGACGGGCTGCTCAAGATGGCAGACATCATGTCCGCCGGATACGGCAGCATCGTCCACACCCACAAGGGCAAGCCATACCGTGTGCAACGCCCCACCCTGCACGACCTTGTCAAAGGCGTTAAGCGGCAGACACAGGTCATTTATCCCAAAGACATCGGCTACATCTGCATGAAGCTGGGCGTAGGCAACGGCGTAAAGGTCATAGAGGCCGGTTCCGGTTCGGGCAGCCTTACGCTGGCACTCAGCTGGTTCGCGGGTGAGCGGGGTCAGATTCACACCCACGAGGCGCGCGAAGAATTCATGAACCTGTGCCGCCGCAACCTCGACTGGGCAGGCGTGGGCCAGAACGTCACCCTCTATCATCACGATATCGCCAACGGCTTTCTGGTGAACGATGCAGACGCCCTGTTTCTGGACGTGCGCGATCCGTGGGAATACGTGCGGCACATACCCGCCGCCATCAGGCCCGGCGCGGTATGCGGCTTTCTTGTACCCACCATAGATCAGGTTTCCAGCCTGCTGGTGGAACTGGAAAAAGGCCCCTTTGACGAGGTGGAAGTTTCCGAACTGCTGCTGCGCGGCTGGAAGGCCGTGCCGGACCGCATGCGCCCCAACGACCGCATGATCGCACACACGGGCTTCCTCATTTTCTGCCGCCATCAGGAAGGGCTTGAGCAGGTCAAGGCGCAGGTTTCGCTGGGCACACGCGAACGCAAGCAGGAAGCCGCCCGGCTGGAACGCATGGCCGCAAGCCGCTCAGAAGACCACGACATTGCCGGAGACGACCTTTCCGATGCCGACGGCGATAACGGCGACGAATAGCCCGTCCCCGTAGCTGTTCTCCATGTGCGGCAGGCACCTGAAACACGGTTCCGCTCCGGCTGCACAAACAGCTTGTGACTGACACACAAAAAAGACCCGCTGCGGAACTGCGCACCATGCGCCCCGCAGCGGGTCTGTTTCTTATGTGGTCGAACGCGCGCCGGGCTGAAACTATTCCTGCTCCCGCATATCCACCACGCGCTTCGACTTGCCGAACGAGCGCGGCAGTGCGCCGGGGTCCACAATCTCCACCTCGGTGCGGGCCATGAGCTTTTTGTGCAGGTCCGCGCCCACGGCCTTGGCAAGGCCCGCGTCCGTGTCCGAACCGGCATCGGCGTGGCGTTCCAGCCTGAGCAGCAGATGATCGCGCCCCTCGCGCCGGGTGAGCACAATCTGATATTCCGCGCCCGCCTCCGGAAACCGCTGCAGCGCATCGGCTATCTGACCGGGATAAATATTCACCCCACGGAAGATGATCATATCGTCAGAACGCCCCAGAATATGGTCGTGCCGGGGAATCTGCAATCCGCAGGCACAGATGCCCGGCACCATGCGCGAAAGGTCGCGTGTACGGTAGCGGATGAGCGGCGCAGCCTCTTTGCACAGGCTGGTCACCACCATTTCACCCACTTCGCCCACAGGCACGGGCTGCAACGTTTCCGGGTCCAGAATTTCTATGATAAACAAATCCGCCCAGTAGTGCAGCCCGTCGTGGGCATCGCACTCCAGCGCGGTGCCGGGGCCATACATCTCGGTCATGCCCGCTATGTCGTAGCTGCCCTGCAACCCCAGCTTTTCCTCAAAGGCCCTGCGCATCTTGGGGCTGTGCGCCTCTGCGCCAAAAATAACCTTGCGCAGCCTGCACCGGTCACGCAGGCCGTTGCGCTCCACTTCTTCCGCCATCAGCAGCGCCATGGACGCGGTGGAACACAGGCAGGTGGTGCCCATATCCGCCATAAGCTGCAACTGCATCTCCAGATTGCCCGGCCCCACGGGAACCGTCAGCGCGCCAAACCGCTCGCTGCCCAGCTGAAACCCCGCTCCCGCCGTCCACAAGCCGTAGCCCACGGCTATCTGCACGCGGTCCTTCACCGTCAGCCCCGCAATCTCGTAGCATCGCGCCATCTGCAGGGCAAAGGTGTCCACATCCTTCTGCGTATAGGCCAGAATCTTGCGCTTGCCCGTGGTGCCCGAAGAGGCGTGAATACGCACCACCTGCTCCTCCGGCACGGCCAGCAACGGCAGCGGATATCCTTCCCGCAGGTCTTCCACCGTGGTAAAGGGAAGAGAGCGAAGATGGTCAAGGCTGGTTATGCCGCCCGGTTCCACGCCCGCCGCACGCAGTTTCGCACGGTAAGCGGGGCTGTTCTCATAGGCGTGGCGTACGGTCCATTGCAGACCGGCAAGCTGGTGTTCGGCCAGCGCCTCTTCCGGCAGGTGCGGCAAAAATCGATGTGAGACCATGGGGAATAGCTCCTAACATGCTGGCGTGGCAGTAGAAATATGCAACTTGAACCAAACGGCAAAAACCTGTATCAGGCGCACACTGCAACACGCATACGCGCGCTATACGGCGTGCCTGACCCTGCTATCATGAAACAGGCCGGGGGAAAACCCCGCCTCAAGCCATACGGAGGCCAAACGTGCGGATTCTTATTGTCGGCAACGGCGGTCGCGAACATGCCCTTGCATGGAAGCTGCGGCAAAGCCCCAAGGTGAAGGATATCTTCATCGCTCCCGGCAACGGCGGCACCGCCCTGGAAGGCACCAACGTGCCCATTGCCGTGGACGACCTGCCCGCACTGGTGGCCTTTGCCAAGGAACAGGGCATAGACCTTGTGGTTCCCGGGCCGGAACTGCCCCTCGTGCTGGGCATAAAAGATGCGCTGGACCTTGCGGGCATCCCCTGCTTCGGCCCCAACGCCTTTGCCGCGCAGCTGGAAGGCTCCAAGGCCTTTGCCAAATACATCATGGAAGAGGCAGGCGTGCCCACCGCCGCCTTCGGCGTTTTCAACGAATTTGAAGACGCGCGGGAATACGTGCTGAATGTGGGTGCCCCCATCGTGGTCAAGGCAGACGGGCTTGCGGCGGGCAAGGGCGTGGTCGTTGCCCAAACAACGGACGAGGCCATCACCGCGCTGGAAGAGATCATGCTCAAGCAGGCGTTCGGCTCCTCAGGCGCGCACGTGGTCATAGAAGAATGCCTCGTGGGAGAAGAAGTCTCGTT carries:
- a CDS encoding sugar phosphate isomerase/epimerase family protein gives rise to the protein MPVFVNLPLSYAARQPEYIEMFISRKVCPELGMDTHAVQSLPESWHRETAARFRQAGITCAVHLPFFDLSPGSLNDAVLDATRTTLRRAAELAALYAPQHFVGHPHYNRGEHEPRAQEWLRRGVQTWHGVLEQVPDVPLFLENTHERALQPILDLLDMLPAARTGLCLDVGHWHAFAQGWRNRDLTEWLERAGARLRHLHLHDNDGSDDQHAGLGAGSIPLEELFGVLAASGVRPSATLEPHDEGAFEISLAVLEQRSDWVAALRTE
- a CDS encoding methyl-accepting chemotaxis protein; amino-acid sequence: MFRSISIGKRVIALLLLMILFMAGIVLAFINLTGRVASTGITETQNVMIEDHKSRLKLATETIVTAMGILIRDVPTEAEKIALIRRAINDYRFEADKSGYYFVYRNTTVQILPPNAALEGKDLTDMKDANGVYVIRDLNKAAQAGGGFVTYLWDKPGAGSVLKLSYAMMIPGTEFWMGTGVYIDNVDAEKARIKQHLDELVNSDLAWTLGIIIAVLGLIILPFCIMLVLSIVRPLRAATEAADAVARGNLDVKLDTAGKDEISKLQLSLNAMTVTLKANLQDMAAKGEEANRQAQAAQLAARRAEDAMAQAENATREGMLTAASRLEGVVANINAATGDLANRSDDIRQGTDTQMARINETATAMEEMNATVLEVARNAGQAAEQTERSRQKALEGSSVVSDTVKAMNSLQDLTGTLKDNMHRLGEQSVAIGNVMNVINDIADQTNLLALNAAIEAARAGEAGRGFAVVADEVRKLAEKTMTATKEVGQNIKSIQDLAQINVQGMDSAVTAINGATQLSNKSGEVLHEIVSMAQDAAGQVQSIATAAEEQSAASEQITNSVDEINAIAQDNAQRVTESDNDIRELARQATELSKLIAQLQDDAK
- a CDS encoding hybrid sensor histidine kinase/response regulator, producing the protein MQMFAPPSFTPGNRIRSILLLILCCGMGLLGNYAKLELFFNVDFLFGSIATLFALYYLGLVPGVLCAAIAGSWTYVLWNHPYAIIILVAEAAFIGLLWGRERRNLVLLTVLYWLVLGMPLVWIFYREVMGMAGPSVVSIMLKQGINGISNAVMAFLLILCVNVWKAYFAGQNSSAQPADSPGSSDHPGHTGKSDKAPHIPVTHSYRELLFVTLVSFVLFPGLMAARLNIHEEVQDTERSVREGLLSTARLNSEQFDLWLHQHIEVIAALADTIRDVPLNSPQVRNEVRAALRYNGELLRVGVGNTQGRGILNFSREGELSLPPGGVDYSDRPYFQEINRTLLPVVSWVPAARTGSPDPIIVLAAPVLRQNDFGGFINAVVPVHSLTGTLLSLFRHSGMGATILDNHGIVVTSTNPDRESGHAFTAFSEHGVVREQGIQGEQAGIRIWMKDVSPNISVMNRWKNSVYFTEMPLGHGGWTIIVETTTATHMIALLKLLQSRLLLLMSVVLASVALSWVLAAMLVKPLRQISALTTNLPQKISHGEEPIWPDRTWIAEPAHLVKNFRHMSDSLRARFQDIKESTIRLAAAKDMVEEASRAKSEFLANMSHEIRTPMNGIMGMLQILQSEHPRPDQERSISVAISSSKRLLRLLSDILDLSRVEAGKLEIRHEQFCIRDVLETVATLLEPAGAEKALHFSVDLDPAIPRALMGDSVRVQQILFNLTGNAIKFTEQGHITLSAHLLPSPRPETARVLFSVEDTGRGIPDSLLDKVLEPFSQADGNYTRIHDGAGLGLAIVRRLVRLMNGSMAVESEDGRGTTVHVCITFGMPEQTCTENSGKEDSGPEASGTVDSGKETPLPCSGPFKILLAEDEEVNEMVARRHLERLGHTVTSVSNGQLALEALLRDEFDLVLMDIQMPVMDGVQATRALRTLPEYSRLAQLPVVVMTAHAMSGARETFLETGADGYIAKPFEPDELIRTIDKTMSQAAARPHAEQGAQADDTADTQADVN
- a CDS encoding epoxyqueuosine reductase QueH; the protein is MARVLLHMCCGPCAIVPVRRLQEEGHEVTGFFWNPNIHPLREYLRRREAVLDVARELGISVICKDNEYDPKLWFRAVSFREENRCFHCYALRLERAMSIARRGRFDAMTTSILYSRKQRHEMVRQLGEDMAGGGSVRFWYRDFREGWQEGIETSKNWGVYRQQYCGCLYSEGERYASELREVSGCAARSHGQEDGEDRG
- a CDS encoding Rne/Rng family ribonuclease is translated as MTNTPRKGKRKLYISVLPGEQVEVALAEDGEVQEYYVEMVHQAKTKGNIYKGTINNIDTNLQAAFVNYGAEKNGFLQIDEVHPEYYSAPHDPNKGRKYPLIQKVLRSGQEVLVQVVKEPTGSKGAFVTSYLSLPGRFLVLTPGRDQIGVSRKVEDDGERQRLKKLLEGLDPGENLGVIVRTVSVDQPKTSLQRDLSFLKRLWKDVRKKATTEPSPSLIYQERDLATRSIRDYLTDDVNEVWVDDDATAKSVEEFAALVFPRRGLQVRLHNNSEISLWERFSLQKQIEQIYSREVNMPSGGRLVFDQTEALMAIDINSGKIAGKTNFESMALKTNMEAATTIAQQLKLRDVGGQVVIDFIEMRDRNHWREVEKTLRQAMKNDRARHDVGKMSRFGLLQVVRQRLGSSALSISSELCPCCGGSGTRRNMEWQALQALKEILHRLTHDKLNGTLRYECNVELALYLLNHKRERLFELEQKYELRIEVTPKKD
- a CDS encoding radical SAM protein; the encoded protein is MAFTYIFGPVASSRLGRSLGLDLLGSRICSMDCLYCEVGRTDELTLLRAPYVPADVLLEELERWREGNTIFPDHVTLGGAGEPCLNSELGAIIRGCRRILPEVPVAVLTNSTLMADPAVREELALADVVLPSLDSLVEEEFNKLNRPCGGLTAAGIAESLLQFRRMFGGKIFLEILLAQGMNDSEENLALLREFVKRLGPDRVDVTTLSRPGAYPVAKPVAPEVRERWCGEFAAFCPQEREAPGSVFLRTGQRADHVERDQKTVADTVARSLRRRPQTPGQLALSLSLPLERVEHALAILLHEGIIHRAQGMTEHLDTHEPFYSCQ